The Malus domestica chromosome 13, GDT2T_hap1 genome includes a window with the following:
- the LOC103451900 gene encoding probable inactive receptor kinase At1g27190, translating to MKAILVMVSLLLVNSFLPCYSLEDDVACLEGVKSSLTDPEGRLGQWDLANRSVASICKLVGVSCWNEKENRLISLQLPSMELVGMLPESLKFCHSLQSLDLSGNALSGSIPPQICNWLPYLVTLDLSGNALSGSIPPEIVNCKFLNTLILNDNRLSGSLPYELGRLDRLKKLSVANNDLTGTIPPDLSKFEKDDFDGNGGLCGKPLGLKCGGLSSKSLGIIIAAGAVGAAGSLILGLGIWWWFFVRAGRKKRSFGDGVGGGEKSEGGWVGLLKSHQAIQVSLFQKPIVKVRLADLLAATNSFDSQNIVISTRTGVSYKAVLPDGSAMAIKRLNACKLGEKQFRSEMNRLGQLRHPNLVPLLGFCVVEEEKLLVYKHMYNGTLHSQLHGSGNVNSQYGFLDWPTRLRIGVGAARGLAWLHHACQPPYMHQNISSNVILLDYDFEARITDFGLAKLVASRDSNDSSFVNGDLGEFGYVAPEYSSTMVASLKGDVYGFGVVLLELVTGQKPLEISNVVEGFKGNLVDWVNHLSNTGRSMDAIDNVLTGKGHDDEILQFMRIACTCIVSRPKDRPSMYQVCESLKSFAEKHGFSKQYDEFPLVYGKPVPES from the coding sequence ATGAAGGCCATTTTGGTCATGGTCTCCCTCTTGCTCGTCAACTCCTTCCTCCCCTGCTACTCCCTCGAAGACGACGTCGCATGCCTCGAGGGAGTGAAGTCCTCGCTCACTGACCCAGAAGGGCGGCTGGGCCAATGGGACCTCGCCAACAGGTCGGTGGCCTCTATCTGCAAGCTGGTCGGCGTTTCCTGCTGGAATGAGAAGGAGAATCGCCTCATCAGCCTCCAGCTCCCGTCGATGGAGCTCGTCGGAATGCTCCCGGAGTCTCTCAAGTTCTGCCACAGCCTCCAGAGTTTAGACCTGTCCGGTAACGCTCTCTCCGGTTCGATTCCTCCTCAAATCTGCAACTGGCTTCCTTACCTCGTAACACTGGATCTCTCCGGCAACGCTCTCTCCGGTTCCATCCCGCCGGAGATCGTCAATTGTAAGTTCCTCAACACTCTAATTTTGAACGATAATCGCCTCTCCGGTTCTTTGCCCTACGAGCTCGGCCGGCTTGATAGGCTGAAGAAATTGTCCGTCGCTAATAACGACTTAACTGGTACGATTCCGCCGGATTTGTCGAAATTCGAGAAGGATGATTTCGATGGGAACGGTGGTCTTTGTGGGAAGCCTCTGGGGTTGAAATGTGGTGGATTGAGCAGCAAAAGCCTCGGCATTATAATCGCCGCCGGTGCTGTTGGTGCTGCCGGGTCTCTGATTTTGGGATTGGGCATTTGGTGGTGGTTTTTCGTCAGGGCGGGTCGGAAAAAGCGAAGCTTTGGTGATGGTGTTGGCGGTGGTGAAAAGAGTGAGGGTGGCTGGGTTGGGTTATTGAAGTCTCACCAGGCTATTCAGGTGTCCCTGTTTCAAAAACCCATTGTGAAAGTCCGGTTGGCGGATTTGTTGGCCGCCACCAACAGTTTCGACTCCCAAAACATTGTCATTTCTACGAGGACCGGTGTTTCTTACAAGGCTGTGCTACCTGATGGGTCGGCAATGGCGATTAAGCGGCTCAATGCGTGTAAGCTTGGTGAGAAACAGTTTAGGTCGGAGATGAATAGGTTGGGGCAGCTCAGGCATCCGAATTTGGtgcctttgttggggttttGTGTTGTGGAGGAAGAGAAGCTTTTGGTGTATAAGCACATGTACAATGGCACGTTACACTCTCAGTTGCATGGAAGTGGTAATGTGAATAGCCAGTATGGTTTTTTGGATTGGCCGACTCGGCTAAGGATTGGTGTAGGTGCGGCCAGAGGGCTTGCCTGGCTTCACCATGCATGTCAGCCGCCTTATATGCATCAGAACATTAGCTCGAATGTGATTCTTCTTGACTATGATTTTGAAGCTCGCATAACGGATTTTGGGCTGGCAAAGCTGGTGGCTTCTCGTGATTCCAATGACAGTTCGTTCGTAAATGGGGATTTGGGAGAGTTTGGTTATGTGGCTCCTGAGTACTCGAGCACAATGGTGGCATCGTTGAAGGGGGATGTGTATGGATTTGGGGTGGTTCTTTTGGAATTGGTGACTGGACAGAAGCCGCTTGAAATCAGTAATGTAGTGGAAGGATTCAAGGGGAACTTGGTGGATTGGGTGAATCATTTATCAAACACTGGTCGAAGTATGGATGCCATTGACAATGTCTTAACCGGGAAAGGTCACGATGATGAGATTTTGCAGTTTATGAGGATTGCTTGTACTTGTATTGTTTCTAGGCCAAAGGATAGGCCTTCCATGTACCAGGTTTGCGAGTCATTGAAGAGTTTTGCTGAGAAACACGGCTTCTCCAAACAGTATGATGAATTTCCGTTAGTGTATGGCAAACCTGTTCCTGAATCCTGA